A genomic region of Phenylobacterium parvum contains the following coding sequences:
- a CDS encoding TauD/TfdA family dioxygenase: MLTPSPLTTADAWLGRDMARREDWRRVLTGSEVQELVAARATARVRTVDRADWTKADFPLPSLAEEVRGWLEDLDQGRGFLLLRGLPVGELGHEAAADIYWGLGLHMGRAISQNTDGDLLGHVRDTGADPNAYGVRLYKTRAEQDFHTDGADIIGLLCLQGAKSGGVSRIASSAAIFNRLLEERPDLVPALFSTFPFDTQGQHRPGTPAWFVRPLCRLVEGRLNLFFIPWYIGESQRHEDAPRLSAEQQAVLSFIEATANDPDHYLDMDFQPGDIQLLKNASILHKRTAYEDWDDPVRKRHLLRLWLVQESFSAGDASLREGVQAPG, from the coding sequence ATGCTGACGCCCTCCCCCCTGACCACCGCCGACGCCTGGCTCGGCCGCGACATGGCGCGGCGCGAGGACTGGAGGCGGGTCCTGACGGGGTCGGAGGTGCAGGAACTGGTGGCGGCGCGGGCGACGGCAAGGGTCCGGACCGTTGATCGGGCGGATTGGACCAAGGCGGACTTCCCCCTTCCCAGCCTGGCCGAAGAGGTCCGAGGCTGGCTTGAGGACCTCGACCAGGGCCGGGGTTTCCTGCTGCTGAGGGGGCTTCCGGTCGGGGAGCTGGGACACGAGGCGGCGGCCGACATTTACTGGGGACTTGGCCTGCACATGGGCCGGGCGATCTCGCAGAACACGGACGGGGACCTGCTGGGGCATGTCCGGGACACAGGCGCCGACCCGAACGCCTACGGGGTCCGGCTCTACAAGACCCGGGCCGAGCAGGACTTCCATACCGACGGCGCGGACATCATCGGCCTGCTCTGCCTGCAGGGGGCGAAGTCGGGTGGGGTGAGCCGCATCGCCTCCTCGGCCGCCATCTTCAATCGGTTGCTGGAAGAGCGGCCGGACCTCGTCCCCGCCTTGTTCAGCACATTTCCCTTCGACACCCAGGGCCAGCACAGGCCCGGGACGCCCGCCTGGTTCGTCCGTCCCCTCTGTCGCCTGGTCGAGGGCCGGCTGAACCTGTTCTTCATCCCCTGGTACATCGGCGAAAGCCAACGGCACGAGGACGCCCCGCGGCTGTCCGCAGAGCAGCAGGCTGTACTGAGCTTCATCGAGGCCACAGCCAACGATCCCGACCACTACCTGGACATGGACTTCCAGCCCGGAGACATCCAGCTGCTAAAGAACGCCTCCATCCTCCATAAGCGCACCGCCTACGAGGACTGGGACGACCCGGTGCGCAAGCGCCATCTCCTTCGCCTCTGGCTGGTGCAGGAGAGCTTCAGCGCCGGCGACGCCAGCCTGCGCGAGGGGGTGCAGGCCCCGGGCTAG
- a CDS encoding ArsR/SmtB family transcription factor, whose amino-acid sequence MTDRDPTHSASAVAALSALAHPGRLEVFRRLVRTGPGGLAAGEIARATGSLPNTLSSNLAILAGAGLVRSRREGRSIIYSADFAAMRGLLSYLMEDCCDGRPEICADLSPACAPAPAHSTLLSRSADE is encoded by the coding sequence ATGACCGATCGTGACCCGACGCATTCAGCCTCCGCCGTCGCCGCCCTGAGCGCACTGGCGCATCCTGGCCGGCTCGAGGTCTTCCGGCGGCTCGTCCGGACGGGCCCCGGGGGCCTGGCCGCCGGAGAGATCGCTCGGGCGACGGGCAGCCTTCCCAACACCTTGTCCTCCAACCTGGCCATCCTGGCGGGCGCGGGACTTGTCCGTTCGCGCCGGGAGGGGCGCTCGATCATCTACTCCGCTGACTTCGCCGCCATGCGCGGGCTCCTGTCCTACCTGATGGAGGACTGCTGCGACGGACGCCCGGAGATCTGCGCGGACCTCTCCCCCGCCTGCGCCCCAGCGCCGGCGCACTCAACCCTTTTGTCGAGAAGCGCCGATGAATGA
- a CDS encoding class I SAM-dependent methyltransferase: protein MSDFYARDLAEIHAEGFGALGAAAAQVVHEALGDRINGARVVDIGCGAGALSAPLSEAGAEVWGLDLSPDLLDIARRQAPGAVFRQGSLHEVDLPQADVVCAIGEVVNYLADPRAGETGLADFLHRASGALPQGGLLLFDAAAPGRGASRSFTEGPGWAVGAVSEEAGGILTRRITTFRETGGTWRRSQELHRLALLAPDRVLAALDAAGFKAETLPGYGALTLPPGLPAYRATRL from the coding sequence ATGAGCGACTTCTACGCCCGGGACCTGGCCGAGATACATGCCGAGGGGTTCGGCGCCCTCGGCGCAGCGGCGGCCCAGGTCGTCCATGAGGCCCTCGGGGACCGGATCAACGGCGCCCGGGTCGTCGACATCGGATGCGGCGCCGGGGCGCTTTCCGCGCCGCTCTCCGAAGCCGGCGCGGAAGTCTGGGGCCTCGACCTGTCGCCAGACCTCCTGGACATCGCCCGCCGCCAGGCGCCGGGCGCCGTCTTCCGGCAGGGCTCCCTGCATGAGGTGGACCTACCCCAGGCGGATGTCGTCTGCGCCATCGGCGAGGTGGTGAACTACCTGGCAGACCCGAGGGCGGGCGAGACGGGGTTGGCGGACTTCCTGCACCGGGCGTCCGGAGCCCTGCCCCAGGGGGGACTCCTCCTGTTCGACGCCGCCGCCCCCGGCCGGGGCGCCAGCCGCAGCTTCACCGAGGGCCCGGGCTGGGCAGTGGGCGCCGTCAGCGAGGAAGCCGGAGGGATCCTGACCCGCAGGATCACCACCTTCCGCGAGACCGGAGGGACCTGGAGGCGCTCGCAGGAGCTCCACCGCCTGGCCCTGCTGGCCCCCGACCGGGTCCTGGCGGCTCTCGATGCAGCGGGCTTCAAGGCGGAGACCCTGCCGGGCTACGGCGCCCTAACCCTTCCCCCCGGCCTGCCCGCCTATCGGGCGACAAGGCTCTGA
- a CDS encoding HlyD family secretion protein, giving the protein MTDKAPEGPAGGARKRGGVSRRWIVMAGGPLVILAALAWYILTLGRFQSTDNAFVQVAKTPVAPSISGRVIEIYVRENQAVKKGQVLFRLDARDAQANLSAAEAQLAGAEQMVAQQRAAFGREQANVAAAQENLRHAEAEAARQAGLAAAGAGSVQQADQARHTARLAREQLRAAKQSEAAALAALGGDPQAGSRAASVLQARAQLERARLNTSYTEVTAPSDGVVARVDQLPAGAYLNASQPAFWLLSGRPWVEANFKESQVARMRVGQPVEIDIDAYPKGRLKGRVASFAPGTGQAFSALPAQNATGNWVKVTQRLPVRIEFDQPPPDMAARAGLSAMVKVDVRSGRDGN; this is encoded by the coding sequence GTGACCGACAAGGCGCCGGAAGGGCCAGCGGGCGGAGCCCGCAAGAGGGGCGGCGTCTCCCGACGCTGGATCGTGATGGCGGGCGGGCCCCTTGTCATCCTCGCCGCCCTGGCCTGGTACATCCTGACCCTGGGTCGCTTCCAGTCCACGGACAACGCCTTCGTGCAAGTGGCCAAGACGCCCGTCGCCCCCTCGATCAGCGGCAGGGTGATCGAAATCTACGTCCGCGAGAACCAGGCGGTGAAGAAGGGGCAGGTCCTTTTCCGCCTCGACGCCCGGGACGCCCAGGCCAACCTCTCGGCCGCCGAGGCCCAGCTTGCCGGCGCCGAGCAGATGGTGGCCCAGCAGCGCGCGGCCTTCGGTCGCGAGCAGGCCAATGTGGCGGCTGCCCAGGAAAACCTGAGACACGCCGAGGCCGAGGCCGCCCGGCAGGCGGGCCTTGCGGCGGCCGGGGCCGGTTCCGTCCAGCAGGCTGACCAGGCCCGCCACACCGCCCGCCTTGCGCGCGAGCAGTTGAGGGCGGCCAAACAATCCGAAGCCGCAGCCCTCGCCGCCCTTGGCGGTGATCCCCAGGCCGGCTCCAGGGCCGCCTCGGTCCTGCAGGCGCGCGCCCAACTGGAGCGCGCGCGCCTCAACACCTCCTACACTGAGGTCACGGCGCCCTCCGACGGCGTGGTGGCCCGGGTCGACCAGCTTCCGGCCGGCGCCTACCTCAACGCCTCCCAGCCGGCCTTCTGGCTGCTCTCTGGCCGCCCCTGGGTGGAGGCCAACTTCAAGGAAAGCCAGGTGGCGCGGATGCGTGTTGGCCAGCCGGTGGAGATCGATATCGACGCCTATCCCAAGGGCCGTCTGAAAGGTCGCGTCGCCAGCTTCGCCCCCGGGACTGGCCAGGCCTTTTCCGCCCTACCCGCCCAGAACGCCACCGGCAACTGGGTGAAGGTCACCCAGAGGCTTCCGGTGCGCATCGAGTTCGACCAGCCCCCGCCCGACATGGCCGCCCGAGCGGGCCTGTCCGCCATGGTGAAGGTCGACGTACGGTCCGGCCGTGACGGGAACTAG
- a CDS encoding ABC transporter permease, whose protein sequence is MTPAPVPAAVPAAVLWRIARRDLSASFRGLRLLFLCLFLGVAALAAIGSLTAAITGELTKRGRELLGGDIEVALTQRYATAAEKEIMAGLGRVSETVRLRAMARGGSGPPMLAELKGVDGVYPLYGELTVRTAAGVRAAPRPGPGEVLVERGLAERLGVGPGDVVGFGRAEFRVASVLDTEPDRVGEGFSLGPAALIRIEDIPATDLIQPGSLYQAKYRVRLPEGQPRSDRLAESLKREHGEAGWQVRDHSRAAPGASRFFERMGQFLGLIGLAALVIAGIGVSNGVSGYLTARRGSIATLKVLGASGRDIAGIYLLQIGVVAGAAILTGLAAGAAAPPVLLSLIGDRLPVRPEFSLHLAPLLLAAAQGLLIAFIFTWLPLARAGATPPAAIWRAALEPPGRPARRDLYVVGGAAALSVVLALATADRPLFSAGVLAAAGGALLFLLAVGVGVQAMARRLPRPASPLLRLALSNLHRPGAQTPAMVIAMGLSLTLFVLIAAIQTSLDAEIARSVPARAPAQFVLDVPSAGADTFRKAVTDAAPGAEVDLVPALRGMITAYGDQKVRDLKEIPREAWVLRGERGVTYAADLPAGSRIMAGEWWPKDYAGPPLVSLDDEIAADLGLGVGDTLTVSVLGREIPARIASLRRIDWDTMGFNYLMVFPPSTLAGAPHTLAGALSLPPERETASARAILAAFPGVSVISVREVLGQARTLLDQMALAVLAAASVTLLAGMAVLTGAVAAARQSRTYDAVVLKTLGATRGQLLGVQALEYAVLGLLLAAVSLAVGLGGAWWIIVQVFEFTWAPDWGRVLATLGAGLGVTLVLSLAGALPILSARPATALRTV, encoded by the coding sequence ATGACCCCCGCGCCCGTCCCCGCAGCCGTCCCCGCAGCCGTCCTCTGGCGCATTGCGCGCCGCGACCTTTCTGCCTCCTTCCGGGGGCTCAGGCTCCTGTTCCTGTGCCTCTTCCTGGGGGTAGCCGCCCTGGCCGCCATCGGCAGCCTGACCGCCGCCATCACCGGCGAACTGACCAAGCGCGGCCGGGAGCTCCTGGGCGGGGACATCGAGGTCGCCCTGACCCAGAGGTACGCCACCGCCGCCGAGAAGGAGATCATGGCCGGCCTTGGGCGGGTCAGCGAGACCGTCCGGCTGCGGGCCATGGCGCGGGGCGGCTCCGGCCCGCCCATGCTGGCCGAACTGAAAGGCGTGGACGGCGTCTATCCCCTTTACGGCGAACTGACGGTCCGGACAGCTGCTGGCGTGCGCGCCGCGCCCCGGCCGGGACCCGGCGAGGTCCTGGTTGAACGGGGCCTGGCCGAACGCCTGGGCGTCGGCCCCGGGGATGTCGTCGGCTTCGGTCGGGCGGAGTTCCGGGTCGCCAGCGTCCTGGACACCGAGCCCGACCGGGTCGGCGAGGGATTCAGCCTGGGCCCCGCCGCCCTGATCCGGATCGAGGACATTCCCGCCACGGACCTGATCCAGCCGGGCAGCCTTTACCAGGCTAAGTACCGGGTGAGGTTGCCCGAAGGACAACCGCGCTCCGACCGACTGGCGGAGTCCCTCAAGCGCGAACACGGCGAGGCCGGCTGGCAGGTGCGCGACCACAGCCGCGCAGCGCCTGGGGCCAGCCGCTTCTTCGAGCGCATGGGCCAGTTCCTGGGACTGATCGGCCTGGCCGCCCTGGTCATCGCCGGGATCGGCGTCAGCAATGGCGTCTCCGGCTACCTGACCGCCCGCCGGGGCTCCATCGCCACCCTCAAGGTGCTCGGGGCCTCGGGCAGGGACATTGCGGGGATCTACCTTCTGCAGATCGGGGTGGTGGCCGGGGCCGCCATCCTCACCGGCCTGGCCGCCGGGGCCGCGGCGCCCCCTGTCCTCCTGTCGCTGATCGGCGACCGCCTGCCCGTGCGGCCGGAATTCTCACTGCACCTGGCGCCCCTGCTCCTGGCCGCCGCCCAGGGCCTGCTGATCGCCTTCATCTTCACCTGGCTGCCCCTCGCCCGGGCGGGGGCGACCCCACCCGCCGCCATCTGGCGGGCGGCGCTGGAGCCACCGGGTCGGCCCGCGCGGCGGGACCTCTATGTGGTGGGCGGAGCGGCCGCCCTTTCGGTGGTCCTTGCGCTTGCAACCGCCGACAGGCCGCTGTTCTCGGCCGGGGTGCTGGCCGCAGCCGGCGGCGCCCTCCTGTTCCTGCTGGCGGTCGGCGTCGGCGTGCAGGCGATGGCCCGACGACTGCCGCGCCCGGCCTCGCCCCTGCTGCGACTGGCCTTGTCCAACCTGCACCGGCCCGGCGCACAAACCCCTGCCATGGTGATCGCCATGGGCCTGTCCCTGACCCTCTTCGTCCTGATCGCCGCCATCCAGACCAGCCTGGACGCCGAGATCGCCAGGTCCGTCCCGGCCCGGGCCCCGGCCCAGTTCGTACTGGACGTGCCCTCTGCCGGCGCCGACACCTTTCGCAAGGCCGTAACGGACGCCGCGCCCGGGGCCGAGGTCGACCTCGTTCCCGCCCTGCGGGGCATGATCACGGCCTATGGGGACCAGAAGGTCCGCGATCTCAAGGAGATCCCACGCGAGGCGTGGGTGCTGCGCGGCGAACGCGGCGTCACCTACGCGGCGGATCTGCCCGCAGGCAGCCGCATCATGGCCGGGGAGTGGTGGCCGAAGGACTATGCGGGTCCTCCCCTCGTCTCCCTGGATGACGAGATCGCCGCGGACCTTGGCCTCGGTGTGGGCGATACGCTCACGGTCAGTGTGCTTGGGCGGGAAATCCCCGCGCGCATCGCCTCCCTGAGACGGATTGACTGGGACACCATGGGCTTCAACTACCTGATGGTCTTCCCGCCCAGCACCCTGGCCGGAGCGCCCCACACCCTGGCGGGCGCCCTCAGCCTGCCGCCCGAGCGCGAGACCGCCTCGGCCCGGGCCATCCTCGCCGCCTTCCCCGGTGTTTCAGTGATCTCGGTCCGTGAAGTCCTGGGGCAGGCCAGGACCCTGCTGGACCAGATGGCCCTGGCGGTCCTGGCGGCGGCCTCGGTGACCCTCCTGGCCGGCATGGCGGTGCTGACCGGCGCAGTCGCGGCCGCGCGCCAGTCGCGGACCTACGACGCCGTGGTGCTGAAGACGCTGGGCGCCACGCGCGGCCAGTTGCTCGGCGTCCAGGCCCTAGAGTACGCCGTGCTGGGTCTCTTGCTGGCGGCTGTCTCCCTGGCGGTGGGGCTGGGCGGCGCCTGGTGGATCATCGTCCAGGTCTTCGAGTTCACCTGGGCGCCAGACTGGGGGCGTGTCCTGGCGACCCTGGGCGCAGGCCTTGGGGTCACCCTCGTACTGAGCCTCGCTGGCGCCCTGCCCATCCTGTCGGCCCGCCCGGCGACGGCCCTGCGGACCGTCTAG
- a CDS encoding aquaporin, which produces MTAPAFDLHRRLAAEGLGTALLLAIVVGSGIMGEQLSGGNMAVALMLNTLSTGAGLAVLITLLGPISGAQFNPMATASAIRDGAFGAREGFLRVAVQFIGAFAGVLLAHAMFDLPLLQVSDKLRSGAGQAFSEAVATFGLILVIRLAGRLAPDRVAALVALYITAAYGFTASTSFANPAVTLARSLTDTFAGIAPISVPGFLAGQGLGAVLALKVSDWLFSRTESRPSG; this is translated from the coding sequence GTGACGGCGCCCGCCTTTGATCTTCATCGCCGCCTGGCCGCCGAGGGGCTGGGAACGGCCCTCCTGCTCGCCATCGTGGTGGGTTCCGGAATCATGGGTGAGCAGCTTTCCGGCGGGAACATGGCCGTCGCCCTGATGCTCAACACCCTGTCCACGGGCGCGGGCCTTGCGGTCCTGATCACCCTGCTCGGGCCGATATCTGGCGCCCAGTTCAACCCCATGGCCACCGCATCTGCGATTCGCGACGGGGCCTTCGGTGCGCGCGAGGGCTTCCTGCGGGTCGCGGTCCAGTTCATTGGCGCCTTCGCCGGGGTCCTCCTGGCGCACGCCATGTTCGACCTGCCCCTGCTGCAGGTCTCGGACAAGCTCCGCTCAGGCGCCGGCCAGGCCTTCTCGGAGGCCGTGGCGACTTTCGGTCTCATCCTGGTGATCCGGCTGGCCGGTCGCCTCGCCCCCGACCGTGTGGCGGCCCTCGTGGCCCTCTATATCACCGCCGCCTATGGCTTCACGGCTTCGACGTCCTTCGCAAATCCGGCCGTAACGCTTGCCCGGAGCCTGACGGATACCTTCGCTGGAATTGCTCCGATCTCAGTCCCGGGCTTCCTGGCGGGCCAGGGACTTGGAGCGGTCCTCGCTCTCAAGGTCAGCGATTGGCTGTTCTCTCGGACGGAGTCGCGGCCGTCCGGCTGA
- a CDS encoding efflux transporter outer membrane subunit yields MPDRRDPPRLQQGALGLAAGLLLLGGCATSTDTFVAPPGTPTPTGYAMAGERAPPRVVLEAGARSRDWWTAFGSPKLDEVIRLALEGSPDLAEARATLDRHTAEAEAAQALLKPQVGLNARVERQLFNSEAFGFSGFPSRTFNIFSLGGLVSYDPDLFGVGRGRAAEAGAMAEAARWEADAAALALSANVAIEAVRIAGLNAQIESAERVLDDDRKLVELAHRAEALGGLSRSGRVEIEAQLAADEALMPDLFRQKDQARRRLAVLAGRSPAEWTPPDFLLSDLKLPAALPVALPSELVKSRPDIQAAEAELRAARFAARVEQADSLPKFRISGDYAQTSNALEELSSSDSKGWNLSAGLTAPIYDGGLAKANRKAAEADLREAEARYRKTVLAAFSQVGGLMSSLEAGETEVAAFRRAVDSAQQDADITLAGVRLGGTPLLRAIDARRQLSLARRSLAAAEARRLSDMIGLFAAAGSDWRSATDD; encoded by the coding sequence ATGCCGGACAGGCGTGACCCGCCGCGTCTTCAGCAGGGAGCCCTCGGGCTGGCCGCGGGCCTGCTGCTCCTGGGCGGCTGCGCCACCTCCACAGACACCTTTGTCGCCCCCCCTGGGACCCCGACCCCGACCGGCTACGCCATGGCCGGAGAACGCGCACCGCCACGGGTCGTCCTGGAGGCCGGCGCCCGCTCCAGGGACTGGTGGACAGCCTTTGGCTCGCCCAAGCTGGATGAGGTGATCCGCCTCGCCCTGGAGGGGTCCCCGGACCTCGCCGAGGCCCGCGCGACCCTGGACCGGCACACGGCCGAGGCGGAGGCCGCGCAGGCCCTGCTGAAGCCCCAGGTCGGCCTCAACGCCCGGGTCGAGCGCCAGCTCTTCAACAGCGAGGCCTTTGGCTTCAGCGGTTTCCCCAGCCGGACCTTCAACATCTTCAGCCTGGGCGGGCTGGTCAGCTACGACCCGGACCTCTTCGGTGTCGGGCGCGGGCGGGCCGCCGAGGCCGGCGCCATGGCCGAGGCGGCGCGTTGGGAGGCCGACGCCGCAGCCCTGGCCCTCTCCGCCAATGTCGCCATCGAAGCCGTCCGGATCGCCGGCCTGAACGCCCAGATCGAGTCCGCCGAAAGGGTGCTCGACGATGACCGCAAGCTGGTCGAACTCGCCCACAGGGCCGAGGCCCTGGGCGGCCTGTCGCGTTCCGGGCGGGTCGAGATCGAGGCCCAGCTGGCCGCTGACGAGGCGCTCATGCCGGACCTCTTCCGCCAGAAGGACCAGGCCCGGCGGCGCCTCGCCGTCCTGGCAGGGAGATCCCCCGCCGAGTGGACCCCGCCGGATTTTCTTCTTTCGGATCTCAAGCTGCCCGCCGCCCTGCCCGTCGCCCTACCCTCGGAGCTGGTGAAGAGCCGCCCGGACATCCAGGCCGCCGAGGCCGAGCTGCGCGCCGCCCGGTTCGCCGCCCGGGTGGAGCAGGCGGACTCCCTGCCCAAGTTCCGGATCTCGGGCGACTACGCCCAGACCTCGAATGCGCTGGAAGAGCTCTCGAGCTCGGACTCCAAGGGATGGAACCTGTCCGCCGGTCTGACCGCTCCGATCTACGACGGCGGCCTTGCCAAGGCCAACCGCAAGGCGGCCGAGGCGGACCTTCGGGAGGCCGAGGCGCGTTACCGCAAGACCGTGCTGGCCGCCTTCTCGCAGGTGGGCGGGCTGATGTCGTCCCTTGAGGCGGGCGAGACCGAGGTCGCCGCCTTCCGCCGGGCCGTGGACAGCGCCCAGCAGGACGCCGACATCACCCTCGCCGGAGTACGGCTGGGCGGCACGCCCCTCCTCAGGGCGATCGATGCCCGACGGCAGCTCAGCCTTGCGCGGCGGAGCCTGGCTGCAGCGGAAGCGCGCCGCCTGTCCGACATGATCGGGCTGTTTGCAGCCGCGGGCTCGGACTGGCGGTCGGCGACCGATGACTGA
- a CDS encoding MDR family MFS transporter has product MTDAPDFLEKDKANRIPITGALMLATLMHTLDSTIANVALPNMQGSISASPEQLTWVLTSYILATAVMTPLCGWLAMKFGRKRMIVLSIIGFTAASMLCGIATSVPEMVLFRSLQGLAGASLMPLSQSVMLDTYPPEQIPRVMSLWSSAVILGPILGPIVGGWITEHLDWRWVFFINLPLGIIAVLGVSRFMADDPGGRQRPFDFIGFSALITFVVGLQLLLDRGPGQDWWESPEIWTWAALSLAGFWVFITQSATAPHPFFHRDLAKDGNFVGTTVFSFFVGVLLFSTTALLPVLMQNLMGYSAMQTGTASVSRGLGSLMSFLMVPFLIQRLGARTVLLAGTVLSIVSLGAMSRFDLSMTDGPIIVSGFLQGAGTGLLFAPLSTLAYVTLSPVHRVEGTILSTMARSMGSAVGISIVQAMVLRNSALAHSELAARMDPSSPVLNDILPVPGALTTTAGLTQLNGEVTRQAMMIGYVDVFSWMTLLTLAMLPLILILRPPPKAPMEKITQTSD; this is encoded by the coding sequence ATGACTGACGCGCCCGACTTCCTCGAAAAGGACAAGGCGAACCGAATCCCCATCACCGGCGCCCTGATGCTGGCGACGCTGATGCATACGCTCGACAGCACGATCGCGAACGTGGCCCTGCCCAACATGCAAGGCAGCATCTCGGCCTCGCCCGAGCAACTGACCTGGGTGCTGACCTCCTACATCCTGGCGACGGCGGTCATGACGCCGCTGTGCGGCTGGCTGGCGATGAAGTTTGGGCGCAAACGGATGATCGTCCTGTCGATCATCGGCTTCACTGCAGCCTCGATGCTTTGCGGCATCGCCACCTCCGTGCCCGAGATGGTGCTCTTCCGGAGCCTCCAGGGCCTCGCGGGGGCCTCGCTGATGCCGCTGTCCCAATCCGTCATGCTGGACACCTATCCGCCGGAACAGATCCCCCGGGTCATGAGCCTCTGGAGCTCGGCGGTGATCCTGGGGCCGATCCTCGGGCCAATCGTCGGCGGGTGGATCACCGAGCATCTCGATTGGCGGTGGGTCTTCTTCATCAACCTGCCGCTTGGGATCATCGCCGTGCTGGGGGTCTCCAGGTTCATGGCTGACGACCCAGGGGGGCGACAACGGCCATTTGATTTTATTGGGTTTTCCGCCCTCATTACCTTTGTCGTTGGCCTTCAGCTCCTACTGGACCGCGGGCCTGGCCAGGATTGGTGGGAGTCTCCCGAGATCTGGACATGGGCCGCCCTTTCCCTCGCCGGGTTCTGGGTCTTCATCACCCAGTCCGCAACGGCGCCCCACCCCTTCTTCCACCGGGACCTCGCGAAGGACGGAAACTTCGTGGGCACGACCGTCTTCAGCTTCTTCGTGGGCGTGCTCCTCTTTTCCACCACCGCCCTGCTGCCCGTGCTGATGCAGAACCTGATGGGATACTCGGCCATGCAGACGGGCACGGCCAGCGTCAGCCGAGGACTGGGATCGCTCATGTCCTTCCTGATGGTGCCGTTCCTGATCCAGCGGCTGGGGGCGAGGACAGTGCTCCTGGCGGGCACGGTGCTGAGCATCGTCTCACTGGGGGCCATGTCCAGGTTCGACCTCTCGATGACGGACGGCCCGATCATTGTCAGCGGCTTCCTGCAGGGAGCGGGAACGGGGTTGCTGTTCGCCCCCCTCAGCACACTCGCCTATGTCACCCTCAGTCCGGTCCACAGGGTGGAGGGGACAATCCTGTCGACCATGGCCCGCAGCATGGGCTCCGCCGTGGGCATTTCGATCGTCCAGGCCATGGTCCTGCGGAACAGCGCTCTGGCGCACAGTGAACTGGCCGCAAGAATGGACCCCAGCAGCCCCGTGCTGAACGACATCCTTCCTGTTCCTGGGGCCCTGACCACCACGGCGGGGCTCACCCAGCTGAACGGGGAGGTCACCCGCCAGGCGATGATGATCGGTTATGTGGACGTCTTCAGCTGGATGACCCTGCTCACGCTGGCCATGCTCCCGCTGATCCTGATCCTCCGGCCTCCGCCCAAGGCGCCCATGGAAAAGATCACCCAAACTTCCGACTAG
- a CDS encoding arsenate reductase ArsC yields MNDARRNVLFLCTGNSARSVMAEGLLRSLGGDRFRSHSAGSFPTGRVNPGAFPVLRALGLDPADFRSKSWDEFAAPGAPPIDFIFTVCDNAAGEVCPVWPGHPVTAHWGVPDPAAVSGSEAEVAEAFGQAARRLRDRVEAFLALPPEDLEGPDAKAVLDRIGRRDPNRDMSP; encoded by the coding sequence ATGAATGACGCACGCCGAAACGTCCTCTTCCTGTGCACAGGCAATTCCGCCCGTTCAGTCATGGCGGAGGGCCTCCTCCGGAGCCTTGGCGGCGACCGGTTCCGGTCCCACTCTGCGGGGTCCTTCCCGACCGGACGGGTCAATCCGGGCGCCTTTCCGGTCCTGCGGGCCCTCGGCCTCGATCCAGCGGACTTCCGCTCCAAGTCCTGGGACGAGTTCGCCGCACCCGGGGCGCCGCCGATCGATTTCATCTTCACCGTCTGCGACAATGCTGCGGGCGAGGTCTGCCCGGTCTGGCCGGGCCATCCGGTCACTGCGCACTGGGGGGTGCCGGACCCTGCGGCGGTGTCAGGTTCAGAGGCGGAGGTCGCGGAGGCTTTTGGCCAGGCGGCCCGTCGCCTCAGGGACCGGGTCGAGGCCTTCCTCGCCCTGCCGCCGGAGGATCTGGAAGGGCCTGACGCCAAGGCCGTTTTGGACCGGATCGGTCGCCGTGACCCTAACCGGGACATGTCGCCGTGA
- a CDS encoding ankyrin repeat domain-containing protein, translating into MTPSRLRDLVRTWKTAAVGEVLRAQPDLLGHRDPRGRNWLHLACMVEPGPPERPAEAGIATASVLLDFGLGLDEPAFCEGAWRATPLWHAVSRGRNLDLARFLLERGADPGFCLYAAAWRSDLAAIDLLLACGAPVDETTSEDGATPFLWAVATSHFDSAQRLLEAGANPDHRGRDGLTALHLMIRKSSPAEALATVIGFGARGDIPGPDGRTAIDLLARKRDPALRSLAERLAAA; encoded by the coding sequence ATGACCCCCAGCCGCCTGCGCGATCTTGTCCGGACCTGGAAGACCGCCGCCGTGGGCGAGGTCCTCCGGGCCCAGCCGGACCTGCTCGGGCATCGCGATCCCCGGGGTCGGAACTGGCTTCACCTCGCTTGCATGGTGGAGCCTGGACCGCCGGAACGGCCCGCCGAGGCGGGTATCGCCACCGCGTCGGTCCTCCTCGATTTCGGCCTCGGCCTCGATGAGCCGGCCTTCTGCGAGGGCGCCTGGCGGGCCACGCCGCTCTGGCATGCAGTCAGCCGCGGGCGGAACCTTGACCTCGCGCGCTTCCTTCTGGAGCGCGGCGCCGATCCCGGCTTCTGTCTCTACGCGGCGGCCTGGCGCTCTGACCTGGCCGCCATCGATCTCCTGCTCGCTTGCGGCGCACCTGTCGACGAGACCACCTCGGAGGATGGCGCGACACCCTTCCTATGGGCGGTCGCTACAAGCCACTTCGACAGCGCCCAGAGGCTCCTTGAGGCTGGCGCCAACCCGGACCACCGGGGCCGGGACGGCCTGACCGCCCTGCATCTGATGATCCGCAAGTCGAGCCCTGCAGAGGCGCTCGCAACAGTCATTGGCTTCGGCGCCCGTGGTGACATTCCGGGGCCGGACGGCAGGACCGCGATCGACCTCCTGGCCCGCAAGCGGGATCCCGCCCTGCGAAGCCTGGCCGAGCGCCTGGCCGCCGCCTAG